The following coding sequences are from one Paenibacillus sp. FSL R5-0912 window:
- a CDS encoding IS4 family transposase has translation MNKYTPFLAVFKQVLTPEEVQMVTGQTEDYVDRGTKMTVGLLLDYFVQACYHKWDGFRQSARLGPSFDLPEIHYSTLSGKAGEVPYEIFKRIFQMLVTKCNRQTRRHLNLPKDLLLIDSTTVTAANSRMPWASYKKFRGGIKLHVALSHGQRSPLNVKESIAKRNDAPFGEVLADTDYILVQDRAYGKISRLDQYVLQGQSFVIRLKDNLHLVKPRELQRPAEGETKIVRDITCYIGQGKCQSAQRHRVVEFENDRGEVVRVVTDLRKESAHVIAEIYKARWEIEVFFRWIKQHLNVPCLFGTTENAVYSQLFVALAVYVLLKRVYDEIHPNVPAFAQLTLWEFMQHWRIFSLPLEWQVQLSLLRNKGVLGIISIP, from the coding sequence ATGAATAAATATACCCCATTTTTAGCCGTTTTCAAACAAGTGTTAACACCGGAAGAAGTCCAAATGGTGACCGGACAAACCGAGGACTACGTGGATAGAGGAACCAAAATGACCGTCGGGTTGCTGCTCGATTACTTTGTCCAAGCCTGCTACCACAAATGGGACGGATTCCGGCAGAGTGCCCGCTTAGGCCCAAGCTTTGACTTGCCAGAAATTCATTACTCCACCCTTTCCGGCAAGGCCGGTGAAGTCCCTTACGAAATCTTCAAACGTATCTTTCAAATGCTCGTCACGAAATGTAACCGCCAAACCCGGCGGCATTTGAACCTTCCTAAAGATCTTTTGCTGATTGACTCGACTACGGTCACGGCGGCGAACTCTAGAATGCCTTGGGCCTCGTACAAAAAATTCAGAGGGGGCATTAAGCTGCATGTTGCTCTTTCGCATGGCCAGCGTTCACCCCTGAACGTGAAGGAATCGATCGCGAAGCGCAATGACGCTCCGTTTGGAGAAGTCTTGGCAGATACGGACTACATTTTGGTACAGGATCGGGCGTATGGAAAAATCAGCAGATTGGATCAATATGTGCTCCAGGGCCAGTCGTTTGTGATTCGGCTCAAAGACAATCTCCATTTGGTGAAGCCAAGAGAACTCCAGCGACCCGCAGAGGGAGAAACGAAAATTGTTCGTGATATTACTTGTTATATCGGTCAAGGGAAGTGCCAATCTGCTCAGCGCCACCGGGTCGTAGAATTTGAAAATGACCGGGGTGAAGTCGTACGGGTCGTGACCGATTTGAGAAAAGAGTCCGCTCATGTGATCGCTGAAATCTACAAGGCACGCTGGGAAATTGAAGTCTTTTTCCGCTGGATTAAACAGCATCTGAACGTGCCATGTCTATTTGGAACCACCGAAAATGCGGTATACAGCCAATTGTTTGTGGCCCTTGCTGTCTATGTGCTTCTGAAACGCGTTTATGATGAAATCCACCCCAACGTGCCTGCCTTTGCTCAACTGACCCTTTGGGAATTTATGCAGCATTGGCGTATATTTAGTCTTCCGCTGGAGTGGCAGGTTCAACTTAGTCTGCTCAGGAACAAAGGGGTTTTGGGGATTATATCCATCCCATAA